One genomic segment of Nocardioides cavernaquae includes these proteins:
- a CDS encoding GTPase has protein sequence MSTILEGAKKLVTSGSDVGRKAEALDAAVEAARGRLDDQLLDDAHAVSSRVSERLRLSAKHTVIGLAGATGSGKSSTFNALTGLELSAVGVRRPTTSWATACVWGSDGAAELLTWLGIPPRHHVTRDSMLDSSRADEAFDGVVLLDLPDHDSTDVSHHLEADRLVQLADVLVWVLDPQKYADAAIHNRYLKPMASHAKTMVVVLNHIDTVAEDRREAMIADVRRLLAADGLPDVPVFAVSARNGTNLDALRKELGKRVASKKAARMRLEADVKAAGERIADVSGLTPAGSLDREVIAELDDALADAAGVPVVVHAVETSAQQRAARATGWPVTAWVTKLKPDPLKRLHLDLGREGKALVKTSRTSLPEASPVQRARVDSAVRAATDQVGLGLARPWQLALRSAATGRLDELNDRLDHTLAATDLGVDRLPWWASLVRLLQWLLIVAAVVGGLWLGALALVGYLQFDVPSPKVGPVALPTLFLGGGILGGIVLALLCKVLVGITARSRARAADRRLRSGINAVAQELVLAPLQVELASYSTVREQLTTVLK, from the coding sequence ATGAGCACGATTCTCGAAGGTGCGAAGAAGCTGGTCACCTCCGGCTCGGACGTGGGCCGCAAGGCGGAGGCGCTCGACGCCGCCGTCGAGGCCGCTCGTGGCAGGCTCGACGACCAGCTGCTCGACGACGCCCACGCGGTCTCGAGCCGCGTCAGCGAACGCCTCCGACTCTCTGCCAAGCACACCGTCATCGGCCTCGCCGGTGCCACCGGCTCGGGCAAGTCGTCGACGTTCAACGCATTGACCGGCCTCGAGCTCAGCGCCGTCGGCGTACGCCGTCCGACCACCTCGTGGGCGACGGCCTGCGTGTGGGGGAGCGACGGCGCGGCCGAGCTGCTGACCTGGCTCGGCATCCCGCCACGCCACCACGTCACCCGTGACTCGATGCTCGACTCCAGCCGCGCCGACGAGGCGTTCGACGGCGTGGTCCTCCTCGATCTGCCCGACCACGACTCCACCGACGTCTCGCACCACCTCGAGGCCGACCGCCTCGTGCAGCTCGCCGACGTCCTCGTGTGGGTGCTCGACCCGCAGAAGTACGCCGACGCGGCGATCCACAACCGCTACCTGAAGCCGATGGCCTCGCACGCCAAGACGATGGTCGTGGTGCTCAACCACATCGACACCGTCGCGGAGGACCGGCGCGAGGCGATGATCGCCGACGTACGCCGCCTGCTCGCGGCCGACGGCCTGCCGGACGTGCCCGTCTTCGCGGTCAGTGCCCGCAACGGCACCAACCTCGACGCCCTCCGCAAGGAGCTCGGCAAGCGGGTCGCCTCCAAGAAGGCTGCCCGCATGCGGCTCGAGGCGGACGTGAAGGCTGCCGGCGAGCGCATCGCCGACGTCTCCGGCCTGACTCCGGCCGGCTCGCTCGACCGCGAGGTCATCGCTGAGCTCGATGACGCGCTGGCGGATGCCGCGGGCGTGCCCGTCGTGGTCCACGCCGTCGAGACCTCCGCGCAGCAGCGCGCTGCCCGCGCGACCGGCTGGCCGGTCACCGCGTGGGTCACCAAGCTCAAGCCCGACCCGCTCAAGCGGCTGCACCTCGACCTGGGGCGTGAGGGCAAGGCGCTGGTCAAGACCTCGCGCACGTCTCTCCCCGAGGCCTCGCCCGTGCAGCGCGCGCGTGTCGACTCGGCTGTGCGTGCCGCGACGGACCAGGTCGGGCTCGGCCTCGCCCGCCCGTGGCAGCTGGCCCTGCGCTCCGCCGCGACGGGTCGCCTCGACGAGCTGAATGACCGGCTCGACCACACGCTCGCCGCCACCGACCTCGGTGTCGACCGTCTGCCGTGGTGGGCCTCGCTGGTCCGGCTGCTGCAGTGGCTGCTGATCGTCGCCGCGGTCGTCGGTGGCTTGTGGCTCGGCGCGCTCGCGCTGGTGGGCTACCTGCAGTTCGACGTGCCGTCGCCGAAGGTGGGCCCTGTCGCACTGCCGACGCTGTTCCTCGGCGGCGGCATCCTCGGGGGCATCGTGCTCGCGCTGCTCTGCAAGGTGCTGGTCGGGATCACCGCCCGTTCGCGGGCTCGTGCCGCCGATCGCCGGCTCCGGTCCGGGATCAACGCGGTCGCGCAGGAGCTCGTGCTCGCGCCGTTGCAGGTGGAGCTCGCGTCGTACTCAACCGTGCGGGAGCAGCTGACAACCGTCCTGAAGTGA
- a CDS encoding dynamin family protein, whose amino-acid sequence MSDSTKMLTALVRLRGALQNAALPLDLPGVEPERSSRADMIDQLEDYVIPRLTTIDGPLLTVVGGSTGAGKSTLVNSLVGHRVTEPGVLRPTTRSPVLVHNPGDAEWFGQDRILPDLVRSDRATGDTSTLQLVATDKVPMGLAILDAPDVDSVEEANRVLASQLLAAGDLWLFVTSAARYADQVPWEYLKRAAERSTSVAIVLDRTPDEAVETVSTHLARMLASRGLKDSPLFVVREGTPDADGVLPPELVADIRGWLDALAADADARSAVVKQTLEGAIRVIGAKTFQVATAVGEQAETVDQLRDDAFRAYAGALGDIRTATADGTLLRGEVLARWQEFVGTGELLKTLETKVGAIRDRLVNSVKGKPQQVERVTHAVESGLEKLLLEHAENAAERAAAAWHARPAGRVLLESHHDIDRASRDFRRKAEKLVRDWQQGVLEMVRTEGADKRSSARFLAYGVNGLAVSLMVVTFASTGGLVGAEVGIAGGSAVLGQKLLEAVFGDQAVRSLADRARKDLERRVDELFAGERARFSTVLDDLGVDPRSPELLRAAARRVDDLRFAAQQSGQSGQDNALSMGSD is encoded by the coding sequence ATGAGTGACTCCACGAAGATGCTCACCGCCCTGGTGCGCCTCCGGGGGGCGCTCCAGAATGCTGCGCTCCCACTGGACCTTCCGGGTGTCGAGCCCGAGCGGTCCTCCCGCGCGGACATGATCGACCAGCTCGAGGACTACGTCATCCCGCGCCTCACGACGATCGACGGTCCACTGCTGACCGTCGTGGGCGGATCGACCGGTGCCGGCAAGTCGACCCTGGTCAACTCGCTGGTCGGCCACCGGGTCACCGAGCCCGGCGTGCTGCGTCCGACGACGCGCTCGCCCGTCCTGGTGCACAACCCCGGCGATGCCGAGTGGTTCGGCCAGGACCGGATCCTGCCCGACCTGGTCCGCTCGGACCGCGCCACGGGCGACACCTCGACGCTCCAGCTCGTCGCCACCGACAAGGTGCCCATGGGCCTGGCCATCCTCGACGCTCCCGACGTGGACTCCGTCGAGGAGGCCAACCGGGTCCTCGCCTCGCAGCTGCTCGCGGCTGGAGACCTCTGGCTCTTCGTCACCAGTGCCGCGCGCTACGCCGACCAGGTCCCGTGGGAGTACCTCAAGCGTGCCGCCGAGCGCTCGACCTCGGTCGCGATCGTGCTCGACCGCACCCCCGACGAAGCCGTCGAGACCGTGTCGACCCACCTGGCCCGCATGCTGGCCAGCCGTGGCCTGAAGGACTCTCCGCTCTTCGTGGTCCGCGAGGGCACGCCCGACGCTGACGGCGTACTCCCTCCTGAGCTGGTCGCCGACATCCGCGGCTGGCTGGACGCGCTGGCGGCGGACGCCGACGCGCGCTCCGCGGTGGTCAAGCAGACCCTCGAGGGCGCGATCCGCGTCATCGGCGCCAAGACCTTCCAGGTCGCGACCGCGGTCGGCGAGCAGGCCGAGACGGTCGACCAGCTCCGCGACGACGCGTTCCGGGCGTACGCCGGCGCGCTGGGCGACATCCGCACCGCGACCGCCGATGGCACGCTGCTGCGCGGCGAGGTGCTCGCCCGCTGGCAGGAGTTCGTCGGCACCGGCGAGCTGCTCAAGACCCTCGAGACCAAGGTCGGCGCCATCCGTGACCGGCTGGTCAACTCGGTCAAGGGCAAGCCCCAGCAGGTCGAGCGGGTCACCCACGCCGTCGAGTCGGGCCTGGAGAAGCTGCTCCTCGAGCACGCCGAGAACGCCGCCGAGCGCGCCGCCGCCGCGTGGCACGCGCGTCCGGCCGGTCGGGTTCTGCTCGAGTCGCACCACGACATCGACCGCGCCTCCCGCGACTTCCGCCGCAAGGCAGAGAAGCTGGTCCGCGACTGGCAGCAGGGCGTCCTCGAGATGGTCCGCACCGAGGGTGCCGACAAGCGCTCCTCAGCGCGCTTCCTGGCCTACGGCGTCAACGGCCTGGCCGTCTCGCTGATGGTCGTGACCTTCGCCTCGACCGGTGGCCTCGTCGGCGCCGAGGTCGGCATCGCCGGCGGCAGCGCGGTGCTCGGTCAGAAGCTCCTCGAGGCGGTCTTCGGTGACCAGGCTGTGCGCAGCCTCGCCGATCGTGCCCGCAAGGACCTCGAGCGCCGCGTCGACGAGCTCTTCGCGGGCGAGCGCGCCCGGTTCAGCACGGTTCTGGACGATCTCGGTGTCGACCCGCGCAGCCCGGAGCTGCTCCGCGCCGCTGCGCGACGTGTCGACGACCTTCGCTTTGCCGCACAGCAGTCGGGGCAGTCGGGGCAGGACAACGCACTTTCCATGGGGAGCGATTGA
- a CDS encoding PrsW family intramembrane metalloprotease, with amino-acid sequence MPATVSHRRQTRDSMVFTIIVALIAAAAALPIMLVVALTGGGPVVVVAGLFALVPVGPVVGAYLWLDRYEPEPKVLLGLGLAWGAFVATFVAVIAQELGSAFLSLSTTASATIVAPLTEELTKGLFLVLLLVWRRHELDGVLDGIVYAGMVGVGFAFTENILYLASAYNGLDGAPGGMLGLTTTFVVRCIASPFAHPFFTAFIGIGVGMAIASRSKSARFLLPVGGYLMAVLCHAAWNASATYGGGAVFFGAYVVVMLPAFVLMVAFAIWIRGREHSILTTALHDAARRGFLPAADIPHVVDLAGRRAARRHAHLAGGRHARAAMRDYQQAAVELGYLHHRFLRGTAPRHFAERGQAFVSRMHELRPGLVFPPDVSLHQSAHRSGGLTA; translated from the coding sequence ATGCCCGCCACCGTGTCTCACCGTCGTCAGACGCGCGACAGCATGGTGTTCACGATCATCGTGGCGCTGATCGCTGCTGCTGCCGCGCTGCCGATCATGCTGGTGGTCGCGCTGACGGGTGGCGGTCCGGTCGTGGTGGTGGCCGGACTCTTCGCCCTCGTTCCCGTCGGTCCGGTCGTCGGCGCCTATCTCTGGCTCGACCGTTACGAGCCGGAGCCCAAGGTGCTGCTCGGCCTCGGTCTGGCCTGGGGTGCGTTCGTCGCGACGTTCGTCGCCGTCATCGCGCAGGAGCTGGGGTCGGCCTTCCTGTCGCTCTCCACGACCGCCAGCGCCACGATCGTCGCTCCGCTGACGGAGGAGCTCACCAAGGGACTCTTTCTCGTGCTGCTGCTGGTCTGGCGCCGCCACGAGCTGGATGGCGTCCTCGACGGCATCGTCTACGCGGGCATGGTCGGCGTGGGATTCGCCTTCACCGAGAACATCCTCTACCTCGCCTCGGCCTACAACGGCCTCGATGGCGCACCCGGCGGCATGCTCGGCCTGACCACGACGTTCGTGGTCCGGTGCATCGCCAGCCCGTTCGCGCACCCCTTCTTCACCGCGTTCATCGGCATCGGCGTGGGCATGGCGATCGCGAGCAGGAGCAAGTCGGCGCGCTTCCTGCTCCCGGTCGGGGGCTACCTCATGGCGGTGCTCTGCCACGCGGCGTGGAACGCCTCCGCGACCTACGGCGGCGGCGCGGTCTTCTTCGGTGCGTACGTCGTCGTCATGCTGCCGGCCTTCGTCCTCATGGTCGCCTTCGCGATCTGGATCCGGGGGCGTGAGCACTCGATCCTCACCACGGCACTGCACGACGCGGCCCGGCGTGGTTTCCTGCCGGCAGCCGACATCCCGCACGTGGTCGACCTGGCCGGCCGTCGCGCTGCCCGCCGCCATGCACACCTCGCCGGTGGTCGGCACGCACGCGCGGCGATGCGGGACTACCAGCAGGCGGCGGTCGAACTCGGGTACCTTCACCACCGATTCCTCCGCGGCACCGCGCCACGGCACTTCGCAGAGCGCGGACAGGCCTTCGTGAGCCGCATGCACGAGCTGCGACCGGGCCTGGTGTTCCCGCCGGATGTTTCCCTGCACCAATCCGCACATCGATCAGGAGGCCTGACGGCATGA
- a CDS encoding aminopeptidase P family protein codes for MTEPVSEPADTPKIESHDPAVPEAYAAFMRTGWGDRDLDLPPHPVSSYAAARRGRLAEAFPGERLVIPAGGYKVRSHDTDYRFRPETAHTWLSGNQTSDAVLVISPDGSSVLYARPRSSRETDEFFRDRQYGELWAGRRPSLNEMSSALGLEVRHLSSLQEALEGSGKTRVLRGVDARVDSAVAADEGLDIELGRVLSEMRLVKDSWEISELQEACDITALGFTDSVREWDRVLEFGERWIEGTFFRRARAMGNDLGYDSIVGGGAHATTLHWIENSGPIVPGELVLLDMGVEGRNLYTADVTRTLPVSGRFTPLQRDLYTLVLNAQQAGIDAVAPGAPFLAAHHAAMAVLAQGLSDLSLLPVSVEEALSPDSRVYARWTLHGTSHMLGMDVHDCGAAAPDVYPKGDLEAGMVLTVEPGLYFQADDLLVPEELRGIGIRIEDDIVVTPDGSMNLSDSLPRGADDIEDWMGQLRG; via the coding sequence GTGACCGAGCCTGTGAGTGAGCCTGCCGACACCCCGAAGATCGAGTCACACGACCCGGCCGTCCCCGAGGCGTATGCCGCATTCATGCGCACCGGCTGGGGAGATCGCGACCTCGACCTCCCGCCGCACCCCGTTTCGTCGTACGCCGCGGCCCGGCGCGGACGCCTGGCGGAGGCCTTCCCCGGCGAGCGCCTGGTCATCCCCGCGGGCGGCTACAAGGTGCGCTCGCACGACACCGACTACCGGTTCCGGCCGGAGACCGCCCACACCTGGCTGAGCGGCAACCAGACCTCCGACGCGGTCCTGGTGATCTCCCCCGACGGGTCGTCGGTGCTCTACGCGCGCCCTCGCTCCTCGCGCGAGACCGACGAGTTCTTCCGCGACCGCCAGTACGGCGAGCTCTGGGCCGGCCGGCGTCCTTCCCTGAACGAGATGTCGTCGGCGCTCGGGCTCGAGGTGCGCCACCTCTCGTCCCTGCAGGAGGCGCTCGAGGGATCGGGCAAGACTCGCGTCCTGCGCGGCGTGGATGCGCGCGTTGACTCCGCCGTCGCAGCGGACGAGGGGCTCGACATCGAGCTCGGACGCGTCCTCTCGGAGATGCGGCTGGTCAAGGACTCGTGGGAGATCTCCGAGCTCCAGGAGGCCTGTGACATCACCGCCCTGGGCTTCACCGACTCGGTCCGCGAGTGGGACCGCGTGCTGGAGTTCGGCGAGCGCTGGATCGAGGGCACGTTCTTCCGGCGTGCGCGCGCGATGGGCAACGACCTCGGCTACGACTCGATCGTCGGCGGCGGCGCCCACGCGACCACGCTGCACTGGATCGAGAACTCGGGCCCGATCGTCCCCGGTGAGCTGGTCCTGCTCGACATGGGCGTCGAGGGGCGCAACCTCTACACCGCCGACGTGACGCGCACACTGCCCGTCTCCGGCCGGTTCACGCCCCTGCAGCGCGACCTCTACACGCTGGTCCTCAACGCCCAGCAGGCCGGCATCGACGCGGTCGCGCCCGGGGCTCCGTTCCTGGCCGCCCACCACGCGGCGATGGCCGTGCTGGCGCAGGGGCTCTCCGACCTGTCGCTGCTGCCGGTCTCGGTCGAGGAGGCCCTGTCTCCTGATTCGCGGGTCTACGCCCGCTGGACGCTGCACGGCACCTCGCACATGCTCGGCATGGACGTGCACGACTGCGGAGCGGCTGCCCCTGATGTCTACCCGAAGGGCGACCTCGAGGCCGGGATGGTGCTGACCGTCGAGCCGGGCCTCTACTTCCAGGCGGATGACCTGCTCGTCCCCGAGGAGCTCCGGGGCATCGGCATCCGCATCGAGGACGACATCGTGGTCACCCCTGACGGGTCGATGAACCTCTCCGACAGCCTCCCCCGAGGCGCCGACGACATCGAGGACTGGATGGGCCAGCTCCGCGGCTGA
- a CDS encoding GNAT family N-acetyltransferase, giving the protein MNSFLENSTYPELALAPAEQALAPAIAVVGELAMAPLTLLSVAEAPRDLWPRGADLVAAAQAATGFPSNVAPSRVRKHTARRQARALSVWIASATSPEGALVVGHALLVPVAPAHPDWVAVDDASVQLALRDGRLVEMGGLAVRPGWTRQGVADALVQARLAWLADRGLVGCSSVWRGSAGSTRLAERYGRRVLRRTDVASDRFVYDR; this is encoded by the coding sequence ATGAACTCGTTCCTCGAGAACTCGACGTACCCAGAGCTTGCTCTGGCACCGGCAGAGCAGGCTCTGGCACCGGCCATCGCGGTCGTGGGCGAGCTCGCCATGGCACCCCTGACCCTGCTGTCCGTTGCCGAGGCACCCCGGGATCTCTGGCCCCGCGGCGCCGACCTCGTCGCAGCGGCCCAGGCAGCCACCGGCTTCCCGTCCAATGTCGCCCCGTCGCGCGTGCGGAAGCACACGGCACGCCGCCAGGCCCGCGCACTGAGCGTCTGGATCGCCTCGGCGACCAGCCCCGAGGGCGCCCTCGTCGTCGGCCACGCGCTGCTGGTACCGGTTGCTCCCGCTCACCCCGACTGGGTGGCCGTCGACGACGCCTCCGTGCAGCTGGCTCTGCGAGACGGGCGCCTCGTCGAGATGGGCGGACTCGCGGTCCGGCCCGGCTGGACCCGCCAGGGCGTGGCCGACGCGCTGGTCCAGGCCCGGCTGGCGTGGCTCGCGGACCGTGGCCTGGTCGGCTGCTCCTCAGTGTGGCGCGGCTCCGCCGGCTCCACCCGCCTCGCCGAGCGCTACGGGCGTCGCGTGCTGCGGCGTACAGACGTGGCGTCCGACCGGTTCGTCTACGACCGCTGA
- a CDS encoding adenosine deaminase, with protein sequence MNLESFIAGLPKAELHVHHVGSASPRIVSSLAERHPGTVPSDPDALRDFMTFRDFGHFIEVYLAVVDLIRTPEDIRLLTYEVAREMASGQNLRYAELTCTPYTSVLAGVPIEAYTEAIEDARTAAERDFGLVLRWIYDIPGESGLPAAEATLGYALSHRPEALVGFGLGGPEIGVPRAQFEPYFAAARAAGLRSVPHAGETTGPETIWESIRVLGAERIGHGCTAASDPLLMAYLAEHGIALEVCPSSNIATRAVASLDVHPLSTFVAAGVPVTINSDDPPMFGTTLNREYEIAASLLDLDQAGVAALAVAAVDQSFAPEDVKARLRGEIAAYVGADRPS encoded by the coding sequence GTGAATCTCGAGTCCTTCATCGCCGGCCTGCCCAAGGCCGAGCTCCACGTCCACCACGTCGGCTCCGCCTCGCCGCGCATCGTGTCGTCGCTCGCGGAGCGTCATCCGGGCACGGTGCCGTCGGACCCGGACGCGTTGCGGGACTTCATGACGTTCCGCGACTTCGGGCACTTCATCGAGGTCTACCTGGCCGTCGTCGACCTGATCCGGACTCCGGAGGACATCCGGCTGCTGACCTACGAGGTCGCACGTGAGATGGCTTCCGGCCAGAACCTGAGGTACGCCGAGCTCACCTGCACGCCGTACACCTCGGTGCTCGCTGGCGTGCCGATCGAGGCGTACACCGAGGCGATCGAGGACGCGCGGACGGCGGCCGAGCGCGACTTCGGGCTGGTGCTGCGCTGGATCTACGACATCCCGGGGGAGAGCGGCCTTCCGGCGGCCGAGGCGACGCTGGGCTACGCGCTCTCTCACCGGCCGGAGGCTCTCGTCGGCTTCGGTCTGGGAGGGCCCGAGATCGGTGTGCCTCGGGCGCAGTTCGAGCCCTACTTCGCGGCCGCGCGTGCCGCCGGACTGCGCTCGGTGCCGCACGCGGGGGAGACGACCGGGCCCGAGACGATCTGGGAGTCGATCAGGGTGCTCGGCGCGGAGCGGATCGGGCACGGGTGCACCGCTGCCTCGGATCCGCTGCTGATGGCCTACCTCGCCGAGCACGGGATCGCGCTGGAGGTGTGCCCGTCCTCCAACATCGCCACCCGGGCGGTCGCATCGCTCGATGTGCACCCGTTGTCGACGTTCGTGGCGGCCGGGGTGCCGGTCACGATCAACTCCGACGACCCGCCGATGTTCGGCACGACGCTGAACCGTGAGTACGAGATTGCGGCGTCGCTGCTCGACCTGGATCAGGCCGGTGTCGCGGCGCTGGCGGTCGCAGCGGTGGACCAGTCGTTTGCGCCGGAGGACGTGAAGGCACGACTGCGCGGCGAGATCGCGGCGTACGTCGGGGCTGATCGACCGAGCTGA
- a CDS encoding DsbA family protein: MPDPSNSANRASRAADVRAQQAAAEKRRRLLGVLGVVVALVLVVGGAFAFQRLAIDDPKVSTTEHFVAIGPKDAAHTVVIYEDFLCPFCGELERHTSKDLAALAAEGKVRVEYRPFQLLGIDYSKQSAAVFGVVLTTSGAEVAKEFHDLLFESQPEESGPYPGDEELIALAVKAGADEAEVSEALDRGVGTEWVEAASNAADNAGVNSTPTVLIDGEPFRDGNSVEELGDNLIKKIG, from the coding sequence ATGCCTGATCCCTCGAACTCCGCCAACAGGGCCTCCCGCGCTGCGGACGTGCGCGCACAGCAGGCAGCCGCGGAGAAGCGGCGCCGGCTGCTCGGCGTACTCGGGGTCGTGGTGGCGCTCGTCCTCGTCGTCGGCGGCGCGTTCGCCTTCCAGCGGCTCGCGATCGACGACCCGAAGGTGTCGACGACCGAGCACTTCGTGGCCATCGGGCCGAAGGACGCCGCGCACACGGTGGTGATCTACGAGGACTTCCTCTGCCCGTTCTGCGGTGAGCTCGAGCGGCACACGAGCAAGGACCTGGCGGCGCTCGCGGCCGAGGGGAAGGTGCGCGTCGAGTACCGCCCGTTCCAGCTGCTCGGCATCGACTACTCGAAGCAGTCCGCGGCGGTGTTCGGGGTGGTCCTGACGACGTCGGGTGCCGAGGTGGCCAAGGAGTTCCACGACCTGCTCTTCGAAAGCCAGCCTGAGGAGAGCGGCCCCTACCCGGGCGACGAGGAGCTGATCGCTCTGGCGGTCAAGGCTGGCGCCGATGAGGCGGAGGTGAGCGAAGCCCTCGACCGCGGAGTGGGAACGGAGTGGGTGGAGGCAGCCAGCAACGCTGCCGACAACGCCGGTGTCAACAGCACACCCACGGTGCTGATCGACGGCGAGCCGTTCCGCGACGGGAACAGCGTCGAGGAGCTCGGTGACAACCTGATCAAGAAGATCGGCTGA
- a CDS encoding MauE/DoxX family redox-associated membrane protein gives MRAWLGLLARWVLGGVWLYAGGVKLADPWASVAAVRAYELLPGSTPVFVGHALPILEVALGACLVLGLLTRASAALSAGLLLVFVAGIVSVWVRGIEIDCGCFGGGGSVPDGSSAYPLEIARDLGLTALALFVLALRRTPLTLDRVLLPRTTEPEETPHA, from the coding sequence GTGCGTGCATGGTTGGGGCTGCTGGCCCGTTGGGTGCTCGGCGGCGTCTGGCTGTACGCCGGCGGCGTCAAGCTCGCCGATCCCTGGGCCAGTGTCGCGGCCGTGCGCGCCTACGAGCTCCTGCCGGGATCGACGCCCGTGTTCGTCGGTCATGCCCTCCCGATCCTCGAGGTCGCGCTGGGTGCCTGCCTGGTGCTCGGCCTGCTCACCCGGGCTTCCGCGGCGCTGTCGGCGGGGTTGCTGCTGGTCTTCGTCGCCGGCATCGTCTCGGTCTGGGTCCGCGGCATCGAGATCGACTGCGGCTGCTTCGGTGGCGGCGGTTCCGTGCCTGACGGGTCATCGGCCTACCCCCTCGAGATCGCCCGTGACCTCGGCCTGACCGCGCTCGCCCTCTTCGTCCTCGCGCTCAGGCGCACCCCGCTCACCCTTGACCGCGTGCTGCTGCCGCGGACCACCGAACCGGAGGAGACCCCTCATGCCTGA
- the orn gene encoding oligoribonuclease → MNERLVWIDCEMTGLDLGADALIEVAALVTDFDLNVLGEGVDIVIKPEAAALDQMGDFVRNMHVSSGLLEELDSGVSLEEAEQQVLAYIREHCPEGSRPPLAGNTVATDRSFISRDMPDLEAFLHYRIVDVSSIKELSRRWFPRAYFSSPEKKGNHRALADIQESIEELRYYREAVFVTSPGPDSDTAKRIAARHAGSITGLTSGSTTTDVPDAGADSDSTAGNQ, encoded by the coding sequence GTGAATGAACGACTGGTGTGGATCGACTGCGAGATGACCGGACTCGACCTGGGCGCCGATGCGCTGATCGAGGTGGCGGCCCTGGTCACCGACTTCGACCTGAACGTGCTCGGCGAGGGCGTCGACATCGTGATCAAGCCCGAGGCCGCGGCGCTCGACCAGATGGGCGACTTCGTGCGCAACATGCACGTGAGCTCGGGTCTGCTCGAGGAGCTCGACAGCGGCGTCTCGCTGGAGGAGGCCGAGCAGCAGGTGCTGGCCTACATCCGCGAGCACTGCCCGGAGGGCTCCCGCCCTCCCCTGGCCGGCAACACCGTGGCCACCGACCGCTCGTTCATCTCGCGCGACATGCCCGACCTCGAGGCCTTCCTGCACTACCGCATCGTCGACGTCTCCTCGATCAAGGAGCTCTCCCGTCGCTGGTTCCCGCGTGCCTACTTCTCCTCACCGGAGAAGAAGGGCAACCACCGCGCGCTGGCCGACATCCAGGAGTCGATCGAGGAGCTGCGCTACTACCGCGAGGCGGTCTTCGTGACCTCCCCCGGACCCGATTCGGACACCGCCAAGCGCATCGCCGCCAGGCACGCGGGCTCGATCACGGGCCTGACCTCGGGGTCCACCACGACGGACGTTCCGGATGCCGGGGCCGATTCGGATTCAACGGCAGGTAACCAGTAG
- a CDS encoding pirin family protein — MPAITVDDLTVLNRLKTPGLGDQPRPVVQISTAPQGYEGEGFPVRRAFAGIDQRHLDPFLMMDQMGEIDYAPGEPKGTPWHPHRGFETVTYIIDGVFDHKDSHGGGGTITNGDTQWMTAGAGLLHIETPPEWLVQSGGLFHGLQLWVNLPRADKLIAPKYQDIRSGQVALVTSADAGSLVRVIAGSVDGNDGPGSTHTPMTMVHATIEAGSRLELPWNVDYNALVYVLNGSGTVGNEGRPIRMGQSAVLGAGDYLTITADSRQESRSPSMDVIVIGGQPIREAVAWAGPFVMNTKAEVMQAYEDYQKGRFGHIPAG, encoded by the coding sequence ATGCCCGCCATCACTGTGGACGACCTGACCGTCCTGAACCGCCTGAAGACCCCCGGACTGGGAGACCAGCCGCGCCCCGTCGTGCAGATCTCGACCGCGCCGCAGGGCTATGAAGGGGAGGGGTTCCCGGTCCGCCGCGCGTTCGCGGGCATCGACCAGCGCCACCTCGACCCGTTCCTGATGATGGACCAGATGGGCGAGATCGACTACGCGCCCGGCGAGCCGAAGGGCACGCCCTGGCACCCGCACCGCGGCTTCGAGACCGTCACCTACATCATCGACGGTGTCTTCGACCACAAGGACAGCCACGGTGGCGGTGGCACGATCACCAACGGCGACACGCAGTGGATGACCGCTGGCGCGGGCCTGCTGCACATCGAGACCCCGCCCGAGTGGCTCGTGCAGTCCGGTGGGCTCTTCCATGGCCTCCAGCTGTGGGTGAACCTGCCCCGGGCGGACAAGCTGATCGCGCCGAAGTACCAGGACATCCGCTCCGGGCAGGTCGCCCTGGTGACCTCGGCGGACGCCGGCTCCCTGGTCCGCGTGATCGCGGGCTCGGTCGACGGCAACGATGGACCCGGCTCGACGCACACGCCGATGACGATGGTGCACGCGACGATCGAGGCTGGTTCGCGCCTCGAGCTGCCGTGGAACGTCGACTACAACGCCCTGGTCTACGTGCTCAACGGCAGCGGCACGGTCGGCAACGAAGGCCGCCCGATCCGGATGGGCCAGTCCGCGGTGCTCGGCGCCGGCGACTACCTGACGATCACGGCGGACTCCCGGCAGGAGTCGCGCTCGCCGTCGATGGACGTCATCGTGATCGGTGGCCAGCCGATCCGGGAAGCGGTCGCCTGGGCGGGTCCGTTCGTGATGAACACCAAGGCCGAGGTCATGCAGGCCTACGAGGACTACCAGAAGGGCCGGTTCGGCCACATCCCCGCTGGCTGA